A window of the Syntrophothermus lipocalidus DSM 12680 genome harbors these coding sequences:
- a CDS encoding GspE/PulE family protein codes for MKVLGTQGVKSRLKLGEILLQAGVITEDQLKQALELQKQAGPGQRLGDILVKNGFVTEAELARALEEQLGIRSVDLKIAPIDVEAARRIPENLARRHTAIPVQVVDGALIVAMKDPLDMLAVQDIRLVTGMPVTPLLASEKDILDTIENVFSQRRAAEQAARDASRMQEEAAAQAAATLDIESAPAVRLVNSLIENAVRSRASDIHIEPSEKRMRVRNRVDGVLHEVLSTDIRAHAPVVSRIKVMAGLNIAEKRIPQDGKIVTRVDGRPIDLRVATMPTAYGEKVAIRILDRASFFIDKSQLGLSLEDIEKFNRLVSRPWGIILVTGPTGSGKTTTLYAMLAEMDSERKNIATLEDPIEYDMEGISQTQINVQAGLTFASGLRTMLRQDPDIIMVGKIRDEETAEIAARAALTGHLVLSTLHTNDAASTVVRLMDMGLMPYLISSALAGVVAQRLVRKVCPDCRKEYDAGPEEKRMLGMPEDEPLLLVRSGGCVACRGTGYRGRTGVFEIMEVDGELRKLINRGVSADEVREAALLKGMVPLWEDCRRKVLEGITTLEEALRVTSSY; via the coding sequence AACGGTTTTGTTACGGAAGCCGAGCTGGCCAGGGCCTTGGAAGAACAGCTGGGGATAAGGAGCGTTGATCTCAAGATTGCTCCGATCGACGTGGAAGCGGCGCGCAGGATTCCGGAAAATCTGGCGCGCCGCCACACGGCCATCCCTGTCCAGGTGGTAGACGGTGCTCTTATCGTGGCCATGAAGGACCCCCTGGACATGCTGGCGGTGCAGGACATCCGCCTGGTAACGGGCATGCCAGTAACTCCGCTGCTGGCCTCAGAAAAGGACATCCTGGACACCATCGAAAACGTGTTTTCCCAGCGAAGGGCGGCTGAGCAGGCGGCCCGCGACGCGTCCAGGATGCAGGAAGAGGCTGCAGCCCAGGCGGCAGCAACTCTCGATATCGAGAGCGCGCCTGCGGTGAGGCTAGTGAATTCTTTAATCGAAAACGCGGTCCGGAGCCGGGCCAGCGACATACATATAGAGCCCAGCGAGAAGCGGATGCGGGTGAGGAACCGGGTGGACGGAGTTCTCCACGAAGTATTGAGTACGGATATACGGGCCCACGCTCCGGTTGTGAGCCGCATCAAGGTTATGGCCGGCCTCAACATCGCGGAAAAAAGGATACCCCAGGATGGAAAGATAGTAACCCGGGTGGACGGGCGGCCTATAGACCTGAGGGTTGCTACCATGCCGACCGCCTACGGAGAAAAGGTGGCCATCAGGATTCTCGACCGGGCTTCTTTTTTTATCGATAAATCTCAGCTGGGGCTGAGCCTGGAAGATATAGAAAAATTCAACCGGCTGGTGAGCCGCCCCTGGGGTATAATTCTGGTAACGGGGCCTACCGGCAGCGGTAAGACCACGACCCTGTACGCGATGCTGGCCGAGATGGACTCGGAACGAAAGAACATCGCCACTCTAGAAGATCCTATCGAATACGACATGGAAGGGATAAGCCAAACCCAGATCAACGTTCAGGCCGGGCTGACTTTTGCCAGCGGGCTGCGGACCATGCTGCGGCAGGACCCTGATATTATAATGGTAGGAAAAATACGGGACGAAGAAACCGCGGAAATCGCGGCCAGGGCAGCATTGACCGGGCACCTGGTGCTCTCGACGCTTCACACCAACGATGCCGCGAGCACCGTTGTCCGGCTTATGGATATGGGGCTCATGCCCTACCTCATCTCATCTGCCTTGGCCGGGGTTGTAGCCCAGCGCCTGGTGCGAAAAGTCTGTCCCGACTGCAGAAAAGAATACGATGCGGGTCCCGAAGAAAAAAGGATGCTGGGAATGCCTGAAGACGAGCCTCTGCTGCTGGTGCGATCCGGGGGCTGTGTAGCCTGCCGGGGAACCGGCTACCGGGGCCGAACCGGCGTTTTCGAGATCATGGAAGTTGACGGGGAGCTGAGAAAGCTCATCAACCGCGGGGTATCGGCCGACGAAGTGCGCGAGGCGGCGTTACTCAAGGGCATGGTGCCCCTGTGGGAAGACTGCAGGCGCAAGGTGCTGGAAGGAATCACCACCTTAGAAGAGGCCCTGCGGGTCACGAGTTCTTACTAA